A single Triticum dicoccoides isolate Atlit2015 ecotype Zavitan chromosome 2A, WEW_v2.0, whole genome shotgun sequence DNA region contains:
- the LOC119354437 gene encoding nucleolar protein 58-like, which produces MVLVAWGGHIQRGWRSVDLAPPIPAAHGSRCLREELGLLAGDLTILPATSTSPAHLQKIGCVHNSDVMELMRGLINQLSELISWLGTHDLGPRSLGLSHNLSRYKLKFSPKKVRNSWACNMEK; this is translated from the exons ATGGTGTTGGTAG CATGGGGTGGCCACATCCAGCGAGGGTGGCGTTCTGTGGATTTGGCGCCCCCCATCCCAGCAGCACATGGGAGCCGGTGTCTTCGGGAAGAGCTGGGTCTCCTTGCCGGCGACCTCACCATCTTGCCAGCGACTTCAACTTCACCAGCCCATCTACAG AAAATTGGCTGCGTTCACAATAGTGATGTGATGGAGCTAATGAGAGGGCTCATAAATCAGCTTAGTGAGCTTATATCTTGGTTGGGCACACATGACCTTGGTCCGAGGAGCTTGGGACTTTCCCACAACTTGTCTAGATACAAGCTGAAATTCAGTCCTAAAAAG GTGAGGAATTCATGGGCTTGTAACATGGAAAAATAA